In the Betaproteobacteria bacterium genome, one interval contains:
- a CDS encoding acyl carrier protein produces the protein MSDAVRAKVKEFILSAFLPGEDPNELKDDTPLISGGILDSIATLKLVMFIEETFNVQVQAHEADKEHLDTITDIVALIASKK, from the coding sequence ATGAGCGATGCCGTCAGAGCGAAAGTCAAGGAATTCATATTGAGCGCCTTCCTGCCCGGGGAAGATCCGAACGAGCTGAAGGACGACACTCCGCTGATCAGCGGCGGGATTCTCGATTCGATCGCCACGTTGAAGCTGGTCATGTTCATCGAGGAAACCTTCAACGTTCAGGTGCAGGCGCACGAGGCGGACAAGGAGCATCTCGACACGATCACCGATATCGTCGCGTTGATCGCCTCGAAGAAGTAG
- a CDS encoding amino acid adenylation domain-containing protein yields the protein MTVTGLHGYFIAAAERHADRTAVVEPGCGSVTYAELATLAARVRNCLTALGARPGDRIGICMRKSIDTVAAIYGILEAGCAYVPVDPGAPAARSGFIMHDCGVKAVVVEAGLQDALLAEIEALGSRPQALAVARPGGGDGLERALAGGELGAPKDIVAAEPDDLAYILYTSGSTGKPKGVMLSHDNAVSFVDWCSEVFQPTEHDRFSSHAPFHFDLSILDIHVALKHGATLVLVSEDTGKDPVRLAELIASERISIWYSAPSILSLLAQYGALEGRDYSSLRQVFFAGEVFPVKHLRLLCKLLPKPRYFNLYGPTETNVCTFYEVSTPIPDDREIPYPIGRPCSHLRARVVGESGADVERGQEGELCIAGRGVMRGYWNLADQTAKGFLTDASGTAWYRTGDVVVEAADGNYTYKGRRDRMVKRRGYRVELGEIEAGLYRHPAIKEAAVVASPDEEAGVKITAFLSCREPKHPSLIEMKRFCSQQLPLYMIPDAFAWQEALPKTSTDKIDYQRLKQMSG from the coding sequence ATGACTGTCACCGGTCTGCATGGCTACTTCATCGCGGCGGCTGAGCGTCATGCCGACCGCACTGCAGTCGTCGAGCCGGGGTGCGGGTCGGTCACCTATGCCGAACTGGCGACGCTCGCTGCGAGAGTGCGCAATTGTCTGACCGCACTGGGGGCGCGACCCGGCGACCGCATAGGCATCTGCATGCGCAAGTCGATCGATACGGTCGCTGCCATCTACGGGATCCTGGAGGCCGGATGCGCCTACGTTCCGGTCGATCCCGGTGCGCCGGCAGCCCGTAGCGGCTTCATCATGCACGACTGTGGCGTCAAGGCGGTCGTGGTCGAGGCCGGCTTGCAAGATGCGCTGCTGGCCGAGATTGAAGCCCTCGGGAGCAGGCCGCAGGCGCTCGCGGTGGCGCGGCCGGGCGGCGGCGATGGGCTCGAGCGCGCGCTGGCGGGCGGCGAACTCGGCGCGCCGAAGGACATCGTCGCTGCCGAACCGGACGATCTCGCCTACATCCTCTATACCTCCGGCTCGACCGGAAAGCCCAAGGGCGTCATGCTCTCCCACGACAACGCGGTGAGCTTCGTCGACTGGTGCTCGGAGGTCTTCCAGCCGACGGAGCACGACCGTTTCTCATCCCATGCTCCGTTCCACTTCGATCTATCGATCCTCGACATCCACGTGGCGCTCAAGCACGGCGCGACCCTGGTCCTCGTTTCCGAGGACACGGGCAAGGATCCTGTCCGGTTGGCGGAGCTGATCGCAAGCGAACGGATATCGATCTGGTACTCGGCGCCGTCGATCCTGAGTCTGCTGGCACAGTACGGTGCGCTCGAGGGCCGCGACTACTCTTCGCTGCGCCAGGTGTTCTTTGCAGGCGAGGTCTTTCCGGTGAAACATCTCCGGCTACTGTGCAAGCTGCTTCCGAAGCCGCGCTATTTCAATCTCTATGGCCCCACCGAAACGAACGTCTGCACGTTCTACGAAGTGTCGACGCCGATTCCCGACGATCGGGAGATACCCTACCCGATTGGCAGGCCTTGCTCGCATTTGCGGGCGCGTGTTGTGGGCGAATCCGGAGCAGACGTCGAACGGGGACAGGAAGGCGAGCTTTGCATCGCGGGCCGAGGGGTGATGCGCGGGTACTGGAATCTGGCCGATCAGACGGCGAAGGGGTTCCTCACCGACGCGAGCGGAACAGCTTGGTATCGAACCGGCGATGTCGTGGTCGAGGCCGCTGATGGCAACTACACCTACAAGGGGCGGCGGGACCGAATGGTGAAGCGCCGCGGCTATCGCGTGGAGCTGGGCGAGATCGAGGCCGGGCTCTATCGGCATCCGGCGATCAAGGAAGCTGCGGTCGTGGCCAGTCCGGACGAAGAAGCGGGCGTGAAAATAACCGCCTTCCTGAGCTGCCGCGAACCGAAGCATCCCTCGCTCATCGAGATGAAGCGCTTCTGCTCGCAGCAGCTTCCGCTTTACATGATCCCGGACGCATTCGCCTGGCAGGAAGCGCTGCCGAAGACGTCCACGGACAAGATCGACTACCAGCGCCTCAAACAGATGTCGGGCTGA